From Kitasatospora sp. MAP12-44:
CGTCACGAAGACCATGTCGGCCCCCTTGAGGACCTCCTCGATCTCCTCGCGGTGGTCCTCGGCGGCCTTGCGGCCGACCTCGGGGTTGGCTCCGGCGCCGAGGCCCCGGGTGAGTTCACGGCCCACGTCGAGCTTGACGTCGGCGTCGCTCATCAGGAGGGCCTGCGCATCGGTGTTGATCGCGATGAACTCGACGCCCTTGAGACCGACCTCGATCATCCGGTTGATGGCGTTGACACCACCGCCGCCGATACCGACGACCTTGATGACTGCGAGGTAGTTCTGCGGTGCTGCCACGTCGAAGGCCTCTCGCCTCGAATTTCCGGGTCGGTTCCCAGGGGTCGTGGAAACCGACGGATGTCGATGGGTGGGGAGCCCGGTTCCTGACTGAATGTCCGAAATGGAGACCGCCGACCCGAACCCTAAACTTGACGTTGAGGGTTCACGCTGCATCGGTAGCAGGATCACTGAAGACACATCAGATCACTGCGGGACACAGCCTGGTGACAGGACACTAAGTCGCTGCGGGCCCGTGTTCAACGAACACGCCCGAGCTTCCCTTTTTTCTTTTGAGCCTATGTGATCATCAACCGGCAACGAGAACCGGGGTAGCCACCCAGGGTCGGGGAATCATCGACAGCAAGTCAATGGTGCCCTCAAGGAGGAAAACCTACCTGATTTCGGATCAGCCCGAGATCGCCGGCGCATCAGGGGCGCTGACGTCGTAGGTCGTGGCCTTCTGGTGCAGCAGAGCGAGCAGTACCTTCGCCTTGCGCGCGGTCAGCTCCGGACTCCCCCAGCGCACCACGGCCCCGCCGTTCAGCTGGAGTTCGATGTCGTCATACGAACGAACCTGCAGCGAACCGGCCCGGCCGGCCACCTCGGCCGGCAGTCCGGCCGCCACCTGGACGGCGCCCTGGACCAGCTCGGCCTGCGGGAAGACCCCCAGAGCGTCCTGCGCGGGGCGGCTGAGCTGGAGCTGGACCACCGGAACGCCCGGCGGCGGGGTCGCCTCGGTGGCGAAGCTCACCCCGCTCGCGTCGACCTGGGTGAACCGGCCGTCCGCCTCCTTGACGGCGGCGACCGGCTGGCGCTCGATGACCTTCACCCGAAGGGTGTGCGGCCAGCCCCGCCAGACCTCGACCTTGGCCACCCGGGGGATGCCCTGGACGCGGCGCTTGACCGCGTCCAGGTCGACCTCGGCCAGCGGTCCGTGCTGCATCGGCCCTATGGCGGCGCGCACCTGGTCGACGGTCAGCTTGTCGCTGTTCAGCCCCTGCACCGCGACCAACTGCACATCCATGAGCGACGAGAAGAAGACCACCCAGCAGAGCACCCCGACCACCGCCGCGCCGAAGCCGCTGAGCACCAGGATCCCGCGCCGCGACAGGCGCAGCCGGGGCTCGTGGTACTCCTCGTCGTCGTCCAGCGGCTCGTCAACCACGACGACGGCCGCCCCTTGCCGCGTCGATCGCCTCGTAGACCATGCCGACCAGCAGGTCGTCCGCGTCGCGGCGGCCGAACTCGGCGGCGGCACGGCTCATGTCCCAGAGCTTCTGCGGGTCGGTGAGCACCGGCAGGACGTTGCGCAGCACCCAGTCGGTGCTCAGGTCGGCGTCGTCGACCAGCAGGCCACCGCCCGCCTTGACCATCGGCTGGGCGTTCAGCCGCTGCTCGCCGTTGCCGATCGGCAGCGGGACGAACGCGGCGGGCAGGCCGACGGCGGCCAGCTCGGCGACCGTCATGGCGCCGGCCCGGCAGAGCATCAGGTCGGCCGCGGCGTAGGCGAGGTCCATCCGGTCCACGTAGGGCAGCGCGCGGTAGGGCGGCATCCCGGGGATGTCGTCGATCTGCGGCAGCTCGTTCTTGGGGCCGACCGCGTGCAGGATCTGCACGCCGTACTGCTGCAGGCGCGGGGCGATCGCCTGGATGGTCTCGTTCAGCCGGCGGGCGCCCTGCGAACCGCCGGAGACCAGCAGGGTGGGCAGCCGCTGGTCCAGGCCGAAGTAGGCGCGGGCCTCGGGGCGGACCGCGTTGCGGTCCAGGGTGGCGATGGTGCGGCGCAGCGGGATGCCGATGTAGCGCGAGTCCCGCAGCTTGCTGTCCGGGGTGGAGACCGCGACGAAGTCGCTGTAGCGGGCGCCGATCTTGTTGGCCAGGCCCGGACGGGCGTTGGCCTCGTGGACCACGATCGGGACCCCGGCGCGCTTGGCGGCCAGGTAGGCCGGCATCGCGACGTAGCCGCCGAAGCCGACCACCGCGTCCGCCTTGACCCGCTCGATGATCTCCTGCGCGGCCCGGACGGTCCCGCGCAGCCGCCCGGGGACGGTGATCAGCTCGGGGGTCGGCTTGCGCGGCAGCGGCACGGCCGGGATCAGCTCCAGGTGGTAGCCCCGCTCGGGCACCAACCGGGTCTCCAGGCCGCGCTCGGTTCCGAGCGCGGTGATGCCGATGCTGGGGTCGTGCCTGCGCAGCGCGTCCGCGAGAGCCATTGCGGGCTCGATGTGTCCGGCGGTGCCTCCGCCGGCGAGTACGACATGCACCGAAATTCACCGCTCCCTGCGCGGCGGCCGGCCGGCCGGGCGCGCTGTGGTTCGTCGTCGTGGCAGCACCCGGCGCAGACCTGTCCTGAACCGGGACTTCGAGCTCCGGGCGGCCAGGGCCGCCTTTGCCCCGGGCAGGCTGCGAGCGAAGCAGAGCAGCATGCCCAAAGCGCACATGGCCGACAGCATGGCGGATCCCCCGTAGGAGAACAGCGGCAGGGGTACGCCCGCGATGGGCAGCAGTCCCAGTGCCGACCCCAGGTTGATCATGGCCTGCGCCATGATCCACGTGGTGGCGGCTCCCGCGGCATACCTGACGAAGGAGTCCTTCGTGCCGATGGCCACTCGGATACCCGCATACCCTAGTGCCGCGAAGAGACCGATGACCGACAGCGTCCCCACCAGACCGAGTTCCTCGCCGGTGGCGGCGAAGATGAAGTCGGTGTGCGCCTCCGGCAGCTGGCCCCATTTCTCGAAGCCGGCACCCAGTCCGGACCCGAAGGGACCGCCCAGGCCGAAGGCGTACAGGCCGTGCAGGGCCTGGAAGCAGTCGTGTCCCGGCACCGGCTTGGTGGTTCCGATGCAGGCGAGCCGGTCCAGGCGGTGCGGCACGGTGATGATCAGCGCGGTGCAGGCCACCACCGCGATGCCCAGGGTCGCGACGAAGAGCCGCAGGGGCGCGCCGACCATCCAGAGCAGCGCGAAGACCATGCCGACCAGGATCATCGAGGTGCCCATGTCCCCGCCGATCATGATCAGCAGGAGCAGTAGCAGCACGCCGGGCACCAGCGGGATCAGCAGGTGCTTCCACTGGTTGAGCGTCCTGGCCTTCTCCTTGCGGGCCAGCAGGTCGGCCCCCCAGAGCACCAGCGCGAGCTTGGCGAACTCCGAGGGCTGGACCTGGAAGAAACCGAAGTTCAGCCAGTTCTGGTTGCCGTTGACCTCCATACCGATGCCCGGGATGGCGACCAGCACCATCGCGGCCATCGCCCCCAGCATCACCGGGTAGGCCAGCACCCGGTGCACCGCGACCGGCACCCGGGCCGCCGCGATCAGCAGCACCGCGCCGATCAGCACCGCGACCAGCTGCTTGCGGAAGTAGAAGAGACCCGGCAGGCCCTGCCGGATCGCGGTGATGTTCGAGGACGAGAAGACCATCACCAGGCCGAGCACCACCAGCAGCGCGGTGGAGCCGAGGATCAGGTAGTACGGCGTCAGCGGCCGGCCCAGCGTGTAGCGGATCCGCTCGCGCAGCGCGCGCAGCCGCCCGACCGGCCCCTCGGACTTGAAGGTCGTGGTGGTCGCCGAGATGAACGACAACCGGGAGGGGCCGCGCTCCGGTGGCGCGGCCGCCTCCGTCTTGCCCTGACCCGCCACCGCGCCCGCCCCTCTTCCTGCTCGCTCCGTCAGCCCGTCAGTTCCCGTACCGCCGCGGCGAAGAGATCACCGCGTTCGCCGTAGTTGGTGAACATGTCCATCGACGCACAGGCCGGGGCGAGCAGGACGGTGTCACCCGGTCGGGCCAGGCCGGCCGCCGTTCGCACCGCCTCGGCCATCGCCACCGCGCCAGTCTGGCCCGCGGCCGCTTCGAACACCGGGACATCGGGAGCGTGTCGCGCCAGCGCCCGGCGGATCAGCGCGCGGTCCTCGCCGATCAGTACGGCGGCCCGCAACCGGGTCGCCGCGCCCTGCACCAGCTCCTCGAACTCCGCGCCCTTGGCGAGCCCGCCGGCGATCCACACCACCGGCTGGTAGGCCGCCAGCGAGGCGGCCGCCGCGTGCGGGTTGGTGGCCTTGGAGTCGTCGACGTAGACCACCTGGTCGACCTCGGCGACGTGGGCGATCCGGTGCGCGTCCGGGCGGAAGGCCCGCAGGCCCTCCCGGACGGCCTTGGCGTCCACCCCGTAGGCGCGGGCCAGGGCGGCCGCGGCCAGCGCGTTGGCGAGGTTGTGCGGAGCGGGCGGGTTGACGTCCTGGACCGAGCCGATCTCGGCGGCGCTGGTCTGCCGGTCGGGCACGAAGGCGCGGTCCACCAGCAGGTCGTCCACCAGGCCGAACTGCGAGAGGCCGGGCGCGCCGAGGCCGAAGCCGATCGCCCGGCAGCCCTCCTCGACGTCGGCCTCGCGGACCAGTGCCTCGGTGGCCGGGTCGGCCAGGTTGTAGACGCAGGCCACCTGGTTGCCCTGGTAGATCCGGCCCTTGTCGGCGGCGTACGCCTCCATCGAGCCGTGCCAGTCCAGGTGGTCGGGCGCCACGTTCAGCACCGCGGCCGAGTGCGGGCGCAGGCTCGGCGCCCAGTGCAGCTGGTAGCTGGAGAGCTCGACGGCGAGCACGTCGTACGGCTCCTCGGCGAGCACCGCGTCCAGCACCGAGACGCCCACGTTGCCGACGGCGGCGGTGCGCCGGCCGGCCGCGGTGAGGATCGAGGCGAGCATCTGGACGGTGGTGGTCTTGCCGTTGGTGCCGGTGACGGCCAGCCAGGGGGCCGGCTCACCGGTGGCGGCCAGCGGCCGGCGCAGCCGCCAGGCCAGCTCGACGTCGCCCCAGATCTCCACGCCCGCCTCGGCGGCGGCCGTGAAGAGCGGGCTGCTCGGCGGCCAGCCGGGCGAGGTGACGACCAGTCGGGTGCCGGCGGGCAGGGAGTCCGCGTCGCCGAGGCGGACCTCGACGCCGGTCAGCTGCTCGGCGCGGGCCCGCAGGGCCGGGCCGTCGCCGCCGTCCACCACGGTGACCCGGGCGCCGAGGTCGCGCAGCACCCTGGCCGCGCTGATCCCCGAGACGCCGAGGCCGGCCACGGTGACCGGCAGGCCGGCCCAGTCGGGCGAGGTCATCCGTTCACCCATCCCGCGTAGAAGAGGCCGAGGCCGACCGCGACGCACAGGCCCTGGATGATCCAGAACCGGACCACGATCAGGACTTCGCTCCAGCCCTTGAGTTCGAAGTGGTGCTGCAGTGGTGCCATCTTGAAGACCCGCTTGCCGGTCATCCGGAACGAGCCGACCTGGATGATCACCGAGAGGGTGATGATCACGAAGAGGCCGCCGAGCAGCGGCAGCAGCAGCTCGGTGCGCGAGCAGATCGCCAGACCGGCCAGCGCGCCGCCCAGGGCCAGCGAGCCGGTGTCGCCCATGAAGATCTTGGCGGGCGAGGTGTTCCACCACAGGAAGCCGAAGCAGGAGCCCATCAGCGCCGAGGCGACCACCGCCAGGTCCAGCGGGTCACGCACTTCGAAGCAGTTGGCGGTGGCCCGGGCCGCGATCGAGCAGCTCTGGCCGTACTGCCAGACGCCGATGAAGACGTAGGCGCCGAAGACCATCACGGAGGCGCCGGTGGCCAGACCGTCCAGACCGTCCGTGAGGTTCACACCGTTGGACATACCGGCGATCATGAAATAGGCCCACATGACGAACAGCACCGGGCCGATCTTCCAGCTGAAGTCCTGGATGAACGACAGGCTGGTGGAGGCCGGGGTGAGTCCGCGGGTGTCGTGGAACTGCAGCGAGAGGATCGCGAAGGCCAGGCCGACAAAGGACTGCCCGAGCAGCTTCGCCTTGGCCCGCAGACCCAGCGAGCGCTGCTTGACGACCTTGATGTAGTCGTCCAGGAAGCCGACCAGACCGAGACCGGACATCAGGAACAGCACCAGCAGGCCGGAGGCCCGGGGCTGTTCACCCGTTATCACCTTGGTCGCGGCGTAGGCCACCAGCGTCGCCAGGATGAAGGCGATGCCACCCATCGTCGGCGTACCGCGCTTGCTGTGGTGCGCCTTGGGACCGTCGTCGCGGATCATCTGGCCGTAGCCGTTCTTGGCCAGGATGCGGATCAGCGCCGGGGTGCCGAACAGCGACAGCACCAGGCCGATCATGCCGGAGTAGAGGATCTGCTTCACTGGGCGGCCCCATCGGCGAGCAGGGCTGCGGCGACCTTCTCCAGGCCCACCGAACGGCTGGCCTTCACCAGCACCACGTCCCCTGGCCGCAGTTGACCGCGCAGCAGTTCGACCGCCGCGTCCCCGTCGGACACCAGCACCGACTCCTCACCCCACGAACCTTCGTTCCTCGCGCCGAGTTCCATACAGGCCGCCTCGCGCCCACCCACCGCCACCAGCTTGGTGACGTCGAGTCGAACGGCGAGCCGCCCGATGGCGTCGTGCTCGTCGAGGCTCTCCTCGCCGAGCTCCCGCATCTCGCCGAGCACCGCCCAGGTGCGGCGGCGCTCCGGACCACGGCCACCGATCGTCACCAGGGCCCGCAGCGCGGCCCGCATGGACTCCGGGTTCGCGTTGTAGGCGTCGTTGACGACGGTCACACCGTCGGCCCGGTCGACGACCTCCATGCGCCAGCGGGACAGCGCACCCGCCTCGCCCAGGGCGGCGGCGGTGTCGTCGACGGACAGCCCGAGCTCCATCGCCACCGCGGCGGCGGCGAGTGCGTTCGAGACGTGGTGCTCACCGTACAGGCGCAGTTGTACCGGTGCGGAACCGGCCGGGGTGGTCAGCGTGAACGACGGCCGGCCGGTGGCGTCCAGGCGAACATCAGTCGCCCGTACGTCGGCGTCCCGGCTTTCGCCGAAGAGCACCACGCGGGCCTTGGTGCGCGTACGCATGGCCCGCACCAGCGGGTCGTCCGCGTTGAGCACCGCGACGCCGTCCTCGGCCAGCGACTCCACCAGCTCGCCCTTGGCCTCGGCGATGCCCTGCTTGGAGCCGAACTCGCCCAGGTGCGCGGTGCCGACATTGAGCACCAGGCCGATCTGCGGGCGGACCAGGCCGGTCAGATAGGCGATGTCGCCCTTGTGCCGGGCGCCCATCTCCAGCACCAGGTGACGGGTGCCCTCCTCGACCCGGGTGACGGTCTGCGGCAGGCCGAGCTCGTTGTTGAGCGAGCCCTCGGTCCAGACCGTCGGGCCGATCCGCTCCAGCAGCTGGGCGATCAGGTCCTTGGTGCTGGTCTTGCCGGCCGAGCCGGTCAGCGCCACCGTGCGGACGGCCTTGGCTCGCTCAGCCACCGCGCGGGCCAACAGGCCGAGCGCCACCTGGGCGTCCTCGACCAGCACCGCCGGCACCCCGACCGGGCGCTCGGCCAGCACCGCGACGGCGCCGGCGGCGATCGCGCGCTCGGCGTAGTCGTGGCCGTCCACGTGCTCGCCGGCGAAGGCGGCGAACAGCGCGCCGGGCCGCACCTGCCGGGAGTCGATCACCACCGGCGCGGTGACCAGGGTCTGCGGGTCCGTCACATCGGCCAGTCGGCCGCC
This genomic window contains:
- a CDS encoding FtsQ-type POTRA domain-containing protein, translating into MVDEPLDDDEEYHEPRLRLSRRGILVLSGFGAAVVGVLCWVVFFSSLMDVQLVAVQGLNSDKLTVDQVRAAIGPMQHGPLAEVDLDAVKRRVQGIPRVAKVEVWRGWPHTLRVKVIERQPVAAVKEADGRFTQVDASGVSFATEATPPPGVPVVQLQLSRPAQDALGVFPQAELVQGAVQVAAGLPAEVAGRAGSLQVRSYDDIELQLNGGAVVRWGSPELTARKAKVLLALLHQKATTYDVSAPDAPAISG
- the murG gene encoding undecaprenyldiphospho-muramoylpentapeptide beta-N-acetylglucosaminyltransferase, which translates into the protein MHVVLAGGGTAGHIEPAMALADALRRHDPSIGITALGTERGLETRLVPERGYHLELIPAVPLPRKPTPELITVPGRLRGTVRAAQEIIERVKADAVVGFGGYVAMPAYLAAKRAGVPIVVHEANARPGLANKIGARYSDFVAVSTPDSKLRDSRYIGIPLRRTIATLDRNAVRPEARAYFGLDQRLPTLLVSGGSQGARRLNETIQAIAPRLQQYGVQILHAVGPKNELPQIDDIPGMPPYRALPYVDRMDLAYAAADLMLCRAGAMTVAELAAVGLPAAFVPLPIGNGEQRLNAQPMVKAGGGLLVDDADLSTDWVLRNVLPVLTDPQKLWDMSRAAAEFGRRDADDLLVGMVYEAIDAARGGRRRG
- the ftsW gene encoding putative lipid II flippase FtsW, whose amino-acid sequence is MAGQGKTEAAAPPERGPSRLSFISATTTTFKSEGPVGRLRALRERIRYTLGRPLTPYYLILGSTALLVVLGLVMVFSSSNITAIRQGLPGLFYFRKQLVAVLIGAVLLIAAARVPVAVHRVLAYPVMLGAMAAMVLVAIPGIGMEVNGNQNWLNFGFFQVQPSEFAKLALVLWGADLLARKEKARTLNQWKHLLIPLVPGVLLLLLLIMIGGDMGTSMILVGMVFALLWMVGAPLRLFVATLGIAVVACTALIITVPHRLDRLACIGTTKPVPGHDCFQALHGLYAFGLGGPFGSGLGAGFEKWGQLPEAHTDFIFAATGEELGLVGTLSVIGLFAALGYAGIRVAIGTKDSFVRYAAGAATTWIMAQAMINLGSALGLLPIAGVPLPLFSYGGSAMLSAMCALGMLLCFARSLPGAKAALAARSSKSRFRTGLRRVLPRRRTTARPAGRPPRRER
- the murF gene encoding UDP-N-acetylmuramoyl-tripeptide--D-alanyl-D-alanine ligase, with product MIALTLAEVAAATGGRLADVTDPQTLVTAPVVIDSRQVRPGALFAAFAGEHVDGHDYAERAIAAGAVAVLAERPVGVPAVLVEDAQVALGLLARAVAERAKAVRTVALTGSAGKTSTKDLIAQLLERIGPTVWTEGSLNNELGLPQTVTRVEEGTRHLVLEMGARHKGDIAYLTGLVRPQIGLVLNVGTAHLGEFGSKQGIAEAKGELVESLAEDGVAVLNADDPLVRAMRTRTKARVVLFGESRDADVRATDVRLDATGRPSFTLTTPAGSAPVQLRLYGEHHVSNALAAAAVAMELGLSVDDTAAALGEAGALSRWRMEVVDRADGVTVVNDAYNANPESMRAALRALVTIGGRGPERRRTWAVLGEMRELGEESLDEHDAIGRLAVRLDVTKLVAVGGREAACMELGARNEGSWGEESVLVSDGDAAVELLRGQLRPGDVVLVKASRSVGLEKVAAALLADGAAQ
- the murD gene encoding UDP-N-acetylmuramoyl-L-alanine--D-glutamate ligase; this encodes MTSPDWAGLPVTVAGLGVSGISAARVLRDLGARVTVVDGGDGPALRARAEQLTGVEVRLGDADSLPAGTRLVVTSPGWPPSSPLFTAAAEAGVEIWGDVELAWRLRRPLAATGEPAPWLAVTGTNGKTTTVQMLASILTAAGRRTAAVGNVGVSVLDAVLAEEPYDVLAVELSSYQLHWAPSLRPHSAAVLNVAPDHLDWHGSMEAYAADKGRIYQGNQVACVYNLADPATEALVREADVEEGCRAIGFGLGAPGLSQFGLVDDLLVDRAFVPDRQTSAAEIGSVQDVNPPAPHNLANALAAAALARAYGVDAKAVREGLRAFRPDAHRIAHVAEVDQVVYVDDSKATNPHAAAASLAAYQPVVWIAGGLAKGAEFEELVQGAATRLRAAVLIGEDRALIRRALARHAPDVPVFEAAAGQTGAVAMAEAVRTAAGLARPGDTVLLAPACASMDMFTNYGERGDLFAAAVRELTG
- the mraY gene encoding phospho-N-acetylmuramoyl-pentapeptide-transferase translates to MKQILYSGMIGLVLSLFGTPALIRILAKNGYGQMIRDDGPKAHHSKRGTPTMGGIAFILATLVAYAATKVITGEQPRASGLLVLFLMSGLGLVGFLDDYIKVVKQRSLGLRAKAKLLGQSFVGLAFAILSLQFHDTRGLTPASTSLSFIQDFSWKIGPVLFVMWAYFMIAGMSNGVNLTDGLDGLATGASVMVFGAYVFIGVWQYGQSCSIAARATANCFEVRDPLDLAVVASALMGSCFGFLWWNTSPAKIFMGDTGSLALGGALAGLAICSRTELLLPLLGGLFVIITLSVIIQVGSFRMTGKRVFKMAPLQHHFELKGWSEVLIVVRFWIIQGLCVAVGLGLFYAGWVNG